One Acidimicrobiia bacterium genomic window carries:
- a CDS encoding DUF192 domain-containing protein — MRAGVALWVTACALVVLPPAAAAGRSIGTAVRAARPAQAPFIGLGATTVHVAGRPLDVVLARTEPEREAGLRERSTLGPYGGMLFVFAGDTSVGFTMSTVPVALDIGFYRSDGRAVGQLRMRPCPGPESACPEYRTRRSFRYALETLAGRFPRGRLTG, encoded by the coding sequence ATGCGGGCCGGCGTCGCCCTCTGGGTGACGGCCTGCGCCCTCGTCGTTCTCCCGCCCGCGGCGGCGGCGGGGCGGTCGATCGGCACGGCGGTGCGCGCCGCCAGACCAGCCCAGGCGCCCTTCATTGGACTCGGTGCAACGACCGTCCACGTGGCCGGGCGCCCGCTCGACGTCGTCCTAGCCCGCACCGAGCCCGAGCGCGAGGCTGGGCTGCGGGAGCGTTCGACGCTCGGTCCCTACGGCGGGATGCTGTTCGTCTTCGCCGGCGACACGTCCGTCGGCTTCACGATGTCGACCGTTCCCGTGGCGCTCGACATCGGCTTCTACCGGTCCGATGGGCGGGCCGTGGGCCAGCTGCGGATGCGGCCGTGCCCAGGGCCGGAGTCCGCCTGCCCGGAGTACCGAACCCGGCGGTCCTTCCGCTACGCCCTGGAGACCCTCGCCGGCCGGTTCCCCCGTGGTCGGCTCACCGGCTGA
- the rpsF gene encoding 30S ribosomal protein S6, which yields MRPYEVMVIYDAELDQADIRSAVERSTQLLESRGAEIGPVDHWGKRPFAYRLKRRWEGYYVVLQARAEPDAMSELGRTLTLADEVLRHKVLRIPESVYGKTLGTPAGE from the coding sequence ATGCGGCCGTACGAAGTCATGGTTATCTACGACGCCGAGCTCGACCAGGCCGACATCCGGTCCGCCGTCGAGCGCTCGACGCAGCTCCTCGAGTCGAGGGGCGCCGAGATCGGCCCGGTCGACCACTGGGGAAAGCGGCCGTTCGCCTACCGCCTCAAGCGGCGGTGGGAGGGGTACTACGTGGTGCTCCAGGCCCGGGCCGAGCCGGACGCGATGAGCGAACTGGGTCGCACCCTCACGCTGGCCGACGAGGTGCTGCGCCACAAGGTCCTTCGGATCCCCGAATCGGTGTACGGCAAGACGCTCGGCACGCCCGCCGGCGAATGA
- the ssb gene encoding single-stranded DNA-binding protein yields the protein MADSSVTIVGNVTRDPEMRYTPSGVAKASFGVAVSRRWQNRTTHEWEEQTSFFNVVCWREMAENVCESIGKGARIVVTGRLEQRSWETENGDKRSVVEVVADDVGPSLRWATAEVKRNERRGSFDSGGARAAAPAAKPSGEADEMEEPF from the coding sequence ATGGCCGACAGCAGTGTCACGATCGTTGGCAACGTCACCCGCGACCCTGAGATGCGCTACACGCCGAGCGGCGTGGCGAAGGCGTCGTTTGGCGTGGCGGTGAGCCGCCGGTGGCAGAACCGCACCACCCACGAGTGGGAGGAGCAGACGAGCTTCTTCAACGTCGTGTGCTGGCGGGAGATGGCGGAGAACGTGTGCGAGTCGATCGGGAAAGGAGCCCGGATCGTGGTGACGGGCCGGCTCGAGCAGCGGTCCTGGGAGACCGAGAACGGCGACAAGCGCAGCGTTGTCGAGGTCGTCGCCGACGACGTCGGACCGAGTCTGCGCTGGGCGACCGCCGAGGTGAAGCGCAACGAGCGCCGGGGCAGCTTTGACAGCGGCGGGGCGCGTGCCGCGGCCCCGGCCGCCAAGCCGAGCGGCGAAGCGGACGAGATGGAGGAGCCGTTCTAG
- a CDS encoding PadR family transcriptional regulator, translating into MLELAVLGLLKDQPLHGYELKKRLGETLGFLWGVSYGSLYPALRRLERTGAIASVVGAAPTPSPPTGSLTGDLAAARLRTMAGRLSASSRRTRKAYQITAAGEALFAELLLGDDVHGDDEKAFALKLAFCRHVEPAQRLALLLRRRHVLAERLDRQLQARGGRDDRYTRSLVEHRTKSTQRDLEWVDELITAERAATPEDAPLAERRAVKEEASA; encoded by the coding sequence GTGCTGGAGCTTGCCGTCTTGGGGCTACTCAAGGATCAGCCGCTGCACGGCTACGAGCTGAAGAAGCGGCTGGGTGAGACCCTCGGTTTCCTGTGGGGGGTCTCGTACGGCTCGCTGTACCCCGCCCTGCGACGCCTCGAGCGAACGGGTGCCATCGCCAGCGTCGTGGGCGCCGCGCCGACGCCGAGCCCGCCGACCGGGTCGCTCACCGGTGACCTGGCGGCCGCCCGACTGCGGACCATGGCCGGGCGGCTCTCCGCCTCGAGCCGTCGGACCCGCAAGGCGTATCAGATCACCGCGGCCGGTGAGGCACTCTTCGCTGAGCTGCTCCTCGGGGACGACGTCCACGGCGACGACGAGAAGGCGTTCGCGCTCAAGCTCGCCTTCTGCCGCCACGTCGAGCCGGCCCAGCGGCTCGCGCTCCTGCTCCGGCGTCGCCACGTGCTCGCCGAGCGCCTTGATCGGCAGCTCCAGGCCCGGGGCGGTCGCGACGACCGTTACACGCGCTCCCTCGTGGAGCACCGCACGAAGTCCACCCAGCGCGACCTCGAGTGGGTCGACGAGCTGATCACCGCGGAGCGAGCGGCCACCCCTGAGGATGCCCCCTTGGCCGAGCGCCGCGCCGTCAAGGAGGAAGCCTCGGCATGA
- a CDS encoding DUF5318 family protein, which yields MRQHVDYVLAQRAVLRDLRAGRRGREDVCDAHPELVRAGRNIGEPAGGACPVCGHGSLRLVSYVYGDALARANGRCITSASELARLEAAHEEFTRYIVEVCLDCRWNHLQRLELHGRRHAG from the coding sequence GTGCGGCAGCACGTCGACTACGTCCTGGCCCAACGGGCGGTGCTGCGGGACCTGCGGGCCGGCCGGCGCGGGCGCGAGGACGTGTGCGACGCCCACCCGGAGCTCGTGCGGGCCGGGCGGAACATCGGTGAGCCGGCCGGGGGGGCCTGCCCGGTCTGCGGCCACGGGAGCCTCCGCCTCGTCTCTTACGTCTACGGCGACGCGCTCGCCCGCGCCAACGGTCGGTGCATCACCTCCGCCAGCGAGCTGGCGCGGCTCGAGGCCGCCCACGAGGAGTTCACGCGCTACATCGTCGAGGTCTGCCTCGACTGCCGGTGGAACCACCTCCAGCGCCTCGAGCTCCACGGTCGTCGTCACGCCGGCTGA
- a CDS encoding inositol-3-phosphate synthase, with protein MSRESVQKRVRVAIAGAGNCASSLVQGVAYYRDAAPEDEVPGLMHVVLGGYHVRDVDFVAAFDVDAAKVGLDLGKAVFAGANNTIKFADPGGLGVQVQRGPTFDGLGEFYREAVEESPAEPVDVAAVLRDTRADVLVSYLPVGSEVAQRHYAEACLESGVAFVNAIPVFIASDPAWAQRFEDAGVPIIGDDIKSQVGATIVHRILTRLFEDRGVELDRTYQLNFGGNMDFKNMLERSRLKSKKISKTQSVTSQLDRGIEADSVHIGPSDHVPWLDDRKWCYIRMEGRNFGDVPLNLELKLEVWDSPNSAGVIIDAVRCAKLALDRGVGGPLLGPSAYFMKSPPVQYRDEQAREMVEAFARG; from the coding sequence ATGAGCCGCGAGTCTGTTCAGAAGAGGGTGCGTGTCGCCATTGCTGGTGCCGGCAACTGCGCCAGCAGCCTGGTGCAGGGCGTCGCCTACTACCGGGACGCGGCACCCGAGGACGAGGTGCCCGGTCTCATGCACGTCGTCCTCGGCGGTTACCACGTCCGCGACGTTGACTTCGTAGCCGCGTTCGACGTCGACGCGGCCAAGGTCGGCCTCGACCTCGGCAAGGCCGTCTTCGCGGGCGCGAACAACACCATCAAGTTCGCCGACCCGGGCGGGCTCGGCGTGCAGGTCCAGCGCGGCCCGACCTTCGACGGCCTCGGTGAGTTCTACCGAGAGGCCGTCGAGGAGTCACCGGCCGAGCCTGTCGACGTCGCGGCCGTGCTCCGCGACACGCGTGCTGACGTTCTCGTCAGCTACCTGCCGGTTGGCTCGGAGGTGGCCCAGCGCCACTACGCGGAGGCGTGCCTCGAATCCGGGGTCGCGTTCGTGAACGCCATCCCGGTGTTTATCGCCAGTGATCCCGCCTGGGCCCAGCGGTTCGAGGACGCTGGCGTCCCGATCATCGGTGACGACATCAAGAGCCAGGTCGGGGCCACGATCGTCCACCGGATCCTCACCCGCCTCTTCGAGGACCGCGGCGTCGAGCTCGATCGCACCTACCAGCTCAACTTCGGCGGGAACATGGACTTCAAGAACATGCTCGAGCGAAGTCGCCTGAAGTCGAAGAAGATCTCGAAGACCCAGTCCGTCACGAGCCAGCTCGACCGAGGCATCGAGGCCGACAGCGTCCACATCGGCCCGTCGGACCATGTCCCCTGGCTCGACGACCGAAAGTGGTGCTACATCCGGATGGAGGGTCGCAACTTCGGCGACGTGCCGCTGAACCTGGAGTTGAAGCTGGAGGTCTGGGACTCGCCGAACTCCGCCGGGGTGATCATCGACGCCGTGCGCTGCGCCAAGCTCGCCCTGGACCGGGGCGTTGGCGGCCCGCTGCTCGGCCCGAGCGCCTACTTCATGAAGTCGCCCCCCGTGCAGTACCGCGACGAGCAGGCCCGCGAGATGGTCGAGGCCTTCGCTCGGGGCTGA
- a CDS encoding twin-arginine translocase TatA/TatE family subunit produces the protein MVPILGEIIGWEALLVIGLIALLFGSSQLPKLARSVGQASRELRRGLHEDPEETQPKDKDG, from the coding sequence ATGGTTCCGATTCTTGGTGAGATCATCGGCTGGGAGGCGCTCCTGGTGATCGGCCTCATCGCGCTGCTCTTTGGCAGTTCGCAGCTCCCGAAGCTGGCGCGGTCCGTGGGTCAGGCCAGCCGTGAGCTCCGCCGCGGCTTGCATGAAGACCCCGAGGAGACCCAGCCGAAGGACAAAGACGGCTGA
- the dnaB gene encoding replicative DNA helicase: protein MGDVDVVQALEPVRRRAGGGRIPPHNLEAEESLLGAMLLSRDAITAAVEANVDSSDFYKPAHTHVFEAVLSLYGQGEPVDPVTVAEELRRADLLEALGGRQALLRLQAATPASANATHYAKIVNELALLRRLIGVAGDIAEMGYDDSQDVVDTLDRAESLVFDVAERRVSESMVKVSDALQDTLDQLEALYDSTGDITGVPTGYDGLDHLLLGLQPSNLVVVAARPGAGKTSLALGAAGNVAMASRKPVLFFSMEMGTLELTKRLLAGEAGVDARRLQTGNIPEGDWTRLSHAVGRLAEAPLFIDDNPHCTVMEMRAKARRTKARHGELGLVVVDYLQLMTPLTKRAENRQVEVAEISRGLKILARELDCPVMALSQLNRQLEYRADKRPMLADLRESGSLEQDADVVVFIYRDDIYNPESDQRGTAEIIVAKHRNGPTGMTRLAFVDRLTKFANMAPE from the coding sequence GTGGGAGACGTCGACGTGGTCCAAGCTCTCGAGCCGGTACGGCGTCGCGCTGGCGGCGGGCGTATCCCGCCCCACAATCTGGAGGCCGAGGAGTCGCTCCTCGGCGCCATGCTGCTGTCGCGGGACGCGATCACAGCCGCCGTCGAGGCGAACGTCGACTCGTCGGACTTCTACAAGCCTGCGCACACCCACGTGTTCGAGGCCGTGCTCTCGCTGTACGGGCAAGGTGAACCCGTCGACCCTGTGACGGTGGCCGAGGAGCTTCGGCGCGCTGACCTGCTCGAGGCACTCGGTGGGCGCCAGGCCTTGCTGCGCCTCCAAGCCGCCACGCCGGCCTCTGCGAACGCGACGCACTACGCCAAGATTGTCAACGAGCTCGCGCTTCTGAGACGGCTGATCGGCGTGGCCGGCGATATCGCCGAGATGGGCTACGACGACTCGCAGGACGTCGTCGACACGCTCGACCGGGCTGAGTCGCTCGTCTTCGACGTCGCAGAGCGACGCGTCTCCGAATCGATGGTCAAGGTCTCGGACGCCCTCCAGGACACCCTGGACCAGCTCGAGGCGCTCTACGACAGCACTGGGGACATCACCGGCGTTCCGACTGGGTACGACGGGCTCGACCACCTGCTGCTCGGGCTGCAGCCGTCGAACCTCGTCGTCGTCGCGGCTCGGCCGGGCGCCGGCAAGACCAGCCTCGCGCTCGGCGCGGCCGGGAACGTCGCGATGGCTTCCCGAAAGCCCGTCCTGTTCTTCTCGATGGAGATGGGCACCCTCGAGCTCACGAAGCGACTCCTCGCCGGGGAAGCTGGCGTGGACGCTCGCCGTCTCCAGACCGGCAACATCCCGGAAGGCGACTGGACTCGTCTCAGCCACGCCGTCGGCCGCCTCGCGGAGGCGCCGTTGTTCATCGACGACAACCCCCACTGCACCGTGATGGAGATGCGAGCCAAGGCCCGGCGCACGAAGGCTCGCCACGGCGAGTTGGGCCTCGTCGTCGTCGACTACCTGCAGCTCATGACCCCGCTCACGAAGCGAGCCGAGAACCGCCAGGTCGAAGTGGCCGAGATCTCGCGGGGGCTGAAGATCCTGGCCCGCGAGCTGGACTGCCCGGTGATGGCGCTGTCGCAGCTGAACCGTCAGCTCGAGTATCGGGCCGACAAACGGCCGATGCTCGCCGACCTCCGAGAGTCGGGATCGCTGGAGCAGGACGCGGACGTCGTCGTCTTCATCTATCGCGACGACATCTACAACCCCGAGTCAGACCAGCGGGGCACGGCCGAAATCATCGTCGCCAAGCACCGCAACGGACCGACCGGCATGACCCGTCTTGCGTTCGTCGACCGGCTGACGAAGTTCGCGAACATGGCACCGGAGTGA
- the rplI gene encoding 50S ribosomal protein L9 — protein sequence MRVVLREDVEQLGRKGDLLDVADGYARNFLVPRGLAMRATKGATAQAEAMRRNRQARDARDRAAAEDLSSRLAASPIRVGARAGEGGKLFGSVTSVDLADALRAQTGIEVDRRAIQLDEPIKELGPREVPVRLHPDVTASLRIEVAAD from the coding sequence GTGAGGGTCGTGCTCCGCGAGGACGTCGAGCAGCTCGGGCGCAAGGGCGACCTCCTCGACGTCGCCGACGGCTACGCGCGCAACTTCCTCGTCCCGCGTGGGCTGGCGATGCGGGCGACGAAGGGGGCGACGGCGCAGGCGGAGGCCATGCGTCGCAACCGCCAGGCGCGAGACGCTCGGGACCGAGCGGCCGCCGAGGACCTGTCCAGTCGCCTCGCCGCGAGCCCGATCCGTGTCGGGGCGCGTGCCGGCGAGGGCGGCAAGCTCTTCGGCTCGGTGACGAGCGTCGACCTCGCCGACGCGCTGCGGGCCCAGACGGGCATTGAGGTGGACCGGCGAGCGATCCAGCTCGACGAGCCGATCAAGGAGCTCGGGCCGCGCGAGGTACCCGTCCGACTCCACCCCGACGTCACGGCCTCGCTTCGGATCGAGGTCGCAGCGGACTGA
- a CDS encoding twin-arginine translocase TatA/TatE family subunit gives MPGAFSPVHIFIVLLVALIVLGPTELPKVARAGARLLRELRALRARLDEEFQLLLEDDEPGGDPER, from the coding sequence ATGCCCGGCGCCTTCTCGCCGGTCCATATCTTCATCGTCCTGCTGGTAGCGCTCATCGTCCTCGGGCCGACGGAGTTGCCGAAGGTGGCGCGAGCCGGGGCACGCCTCCTCCGCGAGCTCCGAGCCTTGCGGGCCCGCCTTGACGAGGAGTTTCAGCTCCTGCTCGAGGATGACGAGCCGGGGGGAGACCCTGAGCGCTGA
- a CDS encoding DMT family transporter, giving the protein MSLALAVALALTSALLFAISNVVEQRIAAEAPAHQSMRPGLIMTLARRPIWVAGFVADVGGYGAQAGALAFGALLVVAPLLACGLLFSLLLDAAVSGRRLHSSDLGAAALLCAGLALFLAVGSPSEGNFNVPAIDWAPSALVLAAVVAVAVLTRRHVHGPARATLFGLAGGMTFGVNAALTKVVVHVLGQDPVSVFWHWELYGLAVLSLSGLVMVQSAFQAGSLAAALPALEVAEPVVATIVGLVILGEHLHARDNVDRAVIAAAALAMLIGLVSLARSRAAHIPPTESSPRAMSNA; this is encoded by the coding sequence ATGAGCCTGGCGCTCGCCGTCGCGCTGGCGCTCACGTCAGCGCTCCTGTTTGCGATCTCGAACGTCGTCGAGCAGCGCATCGCGGCCGAGGCGCCGGCGCACCAGTCGATGAGGCCAGGCCTGATCATGACGCTGGCCCGTCGACCGATCTGGGTCGCCGGCTTCGTCGCCGACGTCGGCGGGTACGGGGCGCAGGCGGGGGCGCTCGCGTTCGGGGCCCTCCTGGTCGTGGCTCCGCTGCTGGCTTGCGGTCTGCTGTTCTCACTTCTGCTCGACGCGGCCGTCAGCGGCCGCCGCTTGCACTCCTCGGACCTGGGCGCGGCGGCTCTCCTCTGCGCGGGGCTAGCCCTGTTCCTCGCGGTCGGGAGCCCGAGCGAGGGCAACTTCAACGTGCCCGCCATTGACTGGGCGCCGTCCGCCCTCGTCCTCGCGGCGGTCGTCGCCGTCGCCGTCCTCACCCGCCGACACGTCCACGGCCCCGCGCGCGCCACGCTCTTTGGGCTCGCCGGCGGCATGACCTTCGGCGTCAACGCGGCCCTCACGAAGGTCGTAGTCCACGTGCTCGGACAAGACCCGGTCTCGGTTTTCTGGCACTGGGAGCTCTACGGGCTCGCCGTGCTGTCGCTGAGCGGCCTGGTCATGGTCCAGAGCGCCTTCCAAGCCGGGTCGCTCGCCGCGGCGCTACCGGCGCTCGAGGTCGCCGAGCCGGTCGTCGCGACCATCGTCGGACTCGTGATCCTGGGGGAGCATCTGCACGCACGCGACAACGTCGACCGCGCCGTGATAGCTGCCGCGGCCCTCGCCATGCTGATCGGGCTGGTGTCATTGGCTCGATCGCGTGCCGCCCACATCCCTCCGACCGAATCCAGCCCCAGGGCGATGTCGAACGCCTGA
- the panB gene encoding 3-methyl-2-oxobutanoate hydroxymethyltransferase, with the protein MTEPIAPRQRVTAPAIAARKGRGPLVMVTAYDAPTARVVDAAGVDMILVGDSLAMVVLGYEDTLQVTTSDLAHHVGAVARTRPHALLVADLPWMSYHVSAQDAVRNAATLVRAGATAVKLEGGRKRLDAVRAILDAEIPVMGHLGLTPQSFHALGGFKVQGRDLETARAIVDDAVALADAGCFAVVLECVPDAVARLVTDSVAVPTVGIGAGRHCDGQVLVLHDLLGFDDHVAPKFVRRYATLADDATAAVARFADDVRAGRFPSSDETYHAADDVADALRLYGGSSTEHAPA; encoded by the coding sequence ATGACCGAGCCGATCGCGCCGCGCCAGCGGGTCACAGCCCCGGCGATCGCGGCCAGGAAGGGCCGGGGGCCACTCGTCATGGTCACCGCGTACGACGCGCCGACGGCGCGCGTCGTGGACGCTGCCGGCGTCGACATGATCCTCGTCGGCGACTCCCTCGCCATGGTCGTCCTCGGCTATGAGGACACCCTGCAGGTGACGACCTCGGACCTTGCTCACCACGTCGGGGCCGTTGCCCGAACTCGCCCGCACGCCCTGCTGGTCGCCGACCTGCCGTGGATGAGCTACCACGTCAGCGCCCAGGACGCCGTCCGCAACGCGGCCACTCTCGTGCGCGCCGGGGCGACTGCGGTGAAGCTCGAAGGCGGTCGGAAGCGCCTCGACGCGGTGCGGGCGATCCTGGACGCCGAGATCCCGGTGATGGGCCACCTCGGCCTCACGCCCCAGTCGTTCCATGCCCTCGGCGGATTCAAGGTCCAGGGCCGAGACCTCGAGACGGCACGGGCGATCGTCGACGACGCCGTGGCGCTCGCCGACGCGGGCTGCTTCGCCGTCGTGCTCGAGTGCGTCCCCGACGCGGTAGCCCGGCTCGTGACCGACAGCGTCGCCGTTCCGACGGTTGGGATCGGTGCGGGGCGCCACTGCGACGGCCAGGTCCTGGTACTGCACGACCTGCTTGGGTTCGACGACCACGTGGCGCCGAAGTTCGTCCGGCGCTACGCGACCTTGGCCGACGACGCGACGGCGGCGGTGGCCCGCTTTGCCGACGACGTGCGCGCCGGGCGCTTTCCCTCGAGCGACGAGACCTACCACGCCGCTGACGACGTCGCCGACGCCCTCCGGCTGTACGGCGGGAGCTCGACCGAGCACGCACCGGCGTGA